A region of Arabidopsis thaliana chromosome 5, partial sequence DNA encodes the following proteins:
- a CDS encoding Octicosapeptide/Phox/Bem1p family protein (Octicosapeptide/Phox/Bem1p family protein; CONTAINS InterPro DOMAIN/s: Octicosapeptide/Phox/Bem1p (InterPro:IPR000270); BEST Arabidopsis thaliana protein match is: Octicosapeptide/Phox/Bem1p family protein (TAIR:AT2G01190.1); Has 1807 Blast hits to 1807 proteins in 277 species: Archae - 0; Bacteria - 0; Metazoa - 736; Fungi - 347; Plants - 385; Viruses - 0; Other Eukaryotes - 339 (source: NCBI BLink).) encodes MTTVSSAFATVAEGAKVVTPRWKKNERNGKLRVMCRYGGSIVSPPQTKSPRYVGGDTRIVAIPSSAETSFASLVSHLTVTLKISYPFKVKYQLPDQELDSLISVEADEDVQIMMEEHGYLSSESSIPQSRIRLFLFPLKSQQSNEAGASQGDSDQCKVETDIDWLGIEESNKPIREELTQPVLQHPKTEMWFVDALKSVEMMQTRRTNSGTSGSGDGNGGICGQESMMLETNSSFGSTSSSVSSSNLPPIKSSGEDNIANSQVKFAPIESVTSNDNSAVTPIPSHELPSHSHAFENKPSSNLYVAELNRPVPVPISGYPPFMNQAQQQHIQVIYTGQPYITGNSPMTLPATAYHHTNHVYYQRPPQPYPIYYIPVEQYSSRHVQALPVKPSTVLNYHQVDSPVVRTSSPLAPEFSSQVYPLSKPVDSSVQTSSEATLNTTSRDAFIYNTDVDDDNDIAHAQIYKSQPPAPTLPSQY; translated from the exons ATGACCACCGTCTCCTCCGCTTTCGCCACCGTAGCGGAAGGCGCGAAGGTTGTCACACcgagatggaagaagaatgaaagaaaTGGAAAGTTACGGGTGATGTGTAGGTATGGCGGTAGTATAGTTTCACCTCCGCAGACGAAATCGCCGCGTTATGTAGGCGGAGATACTCGAATCGTCGCCATTCCTTCTTCCGCGGAAACGAGCTTCGCTTCTCTTGTTAGCCACCTTACGGTTACGCTCAAAATCTCTTATCCTTTCAAAGTTAAATATCAGCTTCCTGATCAGGAACTAGATTCGCTTATCTCCGTCGAGGCGGATGAGGATGTTCAGATCATGATGGAAGAACACGGTTATCTCTCCTCCGAGTCCTCGATTCCCCAATCGCGTATCCGATTGTTTCTTTTCCCATTGAAATCACAACAATCGAATGAAGCTGGTGCGAGTCAGGGAGATTCGGATCAGTGTAAAGTGGAGACCGATATCGATTGGCTTGGAATCGAAGAGTCTAATAAGCCTATTCGTGAAGAATTGACTCAGCCGGTACTTCAGCACCCTAAGACGGAGATGTGGTTCGTAGACGCTTTGAAGAGCGTGGAGATGATGCAGACTAGACGAACTAATAGCGGAACTAGCGGAAGTGGAGATGGTAACGGCGGGATTTGTGGACAGGAGTCGATGATGCTAGAGACTAATTCATCCTTTGGCTCGACATCATCCTCGGTTTCGTCGAGCAATTTACCTCCGATAAAAAGCTCCGGCGAGGACAACATAGCGAACTCGCAAGTCAAATTTGCGCCAATAGAATCAGTGACAAG CAACGACAATTCTGCAGTCACCCCAATACCTTCCCACGAGCTACCATCACACTCACATGCTTTTGAGAACAAACCGTCTTCAAACTTGTATGTGGCTGAGCTAAACAGACCAGTTCCAGTCCCAATTTCCGGGTATCCACCATTTATGAACCAAgctcaacaacaacatatcCAAGTCATTTACACTGGACAACCTTACATTACCGGAAACTCACCTATGACATTGCCTGCCACAGCATACCATCACACAAACCACGTCTATTATCAGCGTCCGCCACAACCATACCCAATCTATTACATTCCAGTCGAGCAGTACAGTTCGAGGCACGTTCAAGCACTGCCTGTGAAACCGAGCACCGTTTTAAACTATCACCAAGTTGATTCCCCGGTGGTCCGCACCAGCAGCCCTCTAGCGCCAGAGTTTTCCTCACAGGTTTATCCTCTATCCAAACCCGTTGATTCATCGGTACAGACATCAAGTGAAGCTACTCTTAATACTACTTCAAGAGATGCTTTCATCTATAATACCGATGTCGATGACGACAACGATATAGCTCATGCTCAAATTTACAAATCTCAGCCTCCAGCTCCCACATTACCGTCTCAGTATTAA
- a CDS encoding Plant stearoyl-acyl-carrier-protein desaturase family protein (Plant stearoyl-acyl-carrier-protein desaturase family protein; FUNCTIONS IN: acyl-[acyl-carrier-protein] desaturase activity, oxidoreductase activity, transition metal ion binding; INVOLVED IN: oxidation reduction, fatty acid metabolic process, fatty acid biosynthetic process; EXPRESSED IN: 23 plant structures; EXPRESSED DURING: 13 growth stages; CONTAINS InterPro DOMAIN/s: Ribonucleotide reductase-related (InterPro:IPR012348), Ferritin/ribonucleotide reductase-like (InterPro:IPR009078), Fatty acid desaturase, type 2 (InterPro:IPR005067); BEST Arabidopsis thaliana protein match is: Plant stearoyl-acyl-carrier-protein desaturase family protein (TAIR:AT3G02630.1); Has 1807 Blast hits to 1807 proteins in 277 species: Archae - 0; Bacteria - 0; Metazoa - 736; Fungi - 347; Plants - 385; Viruses - 0; Other Eukaryotes - 339 (source: NCBI BLink).), whose protein sequence is MVMAMDRIALFSSSSSVYHHGSSHSHGSKSSRVFTIRSDSTAVGRKLYIPPREVHLQVKYSMPPQKLEIFKSLEGWANDNLLAYLKPVEKSWQPTDFLPEPESEGFYDQVKELRERCKELSDDYLIVLVGDMITEEALPTYQTMINTLDGVRDETGASPTPWAVWTRAWTAEENRHGDLLNKYLYLSGRVDMRQIEKTIQYLIGSGMDPKTENNPYLGFIYTSFQERATFISHGNTARLAKDLGDLTLGKICGTIAADERRHEHAYTKIVEKLFEIDPDTTVVGFADMMRKKISMPAHLMYDGRDDNLFDHFSSVAQRLGVYTAKDYADILQHLVERWNVEKLSDLSSEGNRAQDYLCGLPARIRKLEERAQGRTKEAAKNIPFSWIFGREVRA, encoded by the exons atggtTATGGCTATGGATCGGATCGCTTTGttctcttcctcatcatctgTTTATCATCACGgttcttctcattctcatgGCTCCAAATCTTCCAGAGTTTTCACTATTCGTTCCGACTCTAC AGCGGTTGGAAGGAAACTGTATATTCCTCCTCGAGAGGTTCATCTTCAAGTGAAGTATTCAATGCCACCACAAAAGCTGGAGATTTTCAAGTCCTTAGAAGGATGGGCTAATGACAACTTGTTGGCTTACTTAAAACCTGTTGAGAAATCATGGCAACCAACTGATTTTCTCCCTGAACCTGAGTCAGAAGGATTCTATGACCAAGTTAAGGAGTTAAGAGAAAGGTGTAAGGAGCTCTCTGATGACTACCTTATAGTGCTTGTTGGTGATATGATCACAGAGGAAGCACTTCCGACTTATCAGACCATGATTAATACATTGGACGGGGTTAGAGATGAGACGGGAGCAAGTCCAACTCCTTGGGCAGTATGGACTAGGGCATGGACTGCGGAAGAGAATAGACATGGTGATCTTCTTAACAAGTACCTTTATCTGTCTGGACGAGTAGACATGAGACAGATTGAAAAAACTATTCAATACCTCATTGGTTCTGGAATG gatccaaaaactgaaaacaatCCTTACTTGGGATTCATATATACTTCTTTTCAAGAAAGAGCTACATTCATCTCCCATGGAAACACTGCTAGACTGGCAAAGGATCTTGGAGACTTGACACTTGGGAAGATTTGTGGCACCATTGCTGCTGATGAGAGGCGCCATGAACACGCCTACACCAAGATTGTAGAGAAGCTCTTTGAAATTGATCCTGATACCACAGTCGTGGGCTTTGCTGACATGATGAGGAAAAAGATCTCGATGCCTGCTCATTTGATGTATGATGGTCGTGATGATAATCTATTTGATCACTTCTCGTCCGTGGCCCAGAGGCTTGGTGTCTACACTGCCAAGGACTATGCTGATATACTGCAACATCTTGTGGAAAGGTGGAATGTGGAGAAGTTGTCAGACCTTTCTAGTGAAGGAAACAGGGCCCAG GACTACCTCTGTGGATTACCTGCTAGAATCCGCAAACTTGAAGAGAGGGCTCAAGGGAGAACCAAAGAAGCAGCAAAAAACATACCATTCAGCTGGATTTTTGGTCGAGAAGTCAGGGCTTAA
- a CDS encoding Plant stearoyl-acyl-carrier-protein desaturase family protein — protein MENWAEQKLLPYLKPVEDSWQPQDFLPAPENDDEFYDRVKEIRERTKEIPDDYFVVLVGDMITEEALPTYQTTLNTLDGVKDETGGSLSPWAVWIRAWTAEENRHGDLLNKYLYLTGRVDMRHVEKTIQYLIGSGMDSKFENNPYNGFIYTSFQERATFISHGNTARLATTYGDVTLAKICGTIAADEKRHETAYTKIVEKLFEIDPDGSVQALASMMKKRITMPAHLMHDGRDNDLFDHYAAVAQRIGVYTAADYAGILEFLLRRWKVESLGLGLSGEGRRAQEYLCTLPQRIKRLEERANDRVKLVSKPSVSFSWVFGRDVKL, from the exons ATGGAAAATTGGGCAGAACAAAAACTACTACCTTATCTCAAACCGGTAGAAGATTCATGGCAACCACAAGACTTCTTACCTGCGCCAGAGAACGACGACGAATTCTACGACCGAGTAAAAGAGAtcagagaaagaacaaaagagatacCTGACGATTACTTTGTAGTTCTTGTGGGAGATATGATCACAGAAGAAGCACTTCCAACGTATCAAACGACGTTAAACACACTAGACGGTGTTAAGGATGAAACCGGTGGGAGTTTATCGCCGTGGGCTGTGTGGATTAGAGCCTGGACGGCGGAGGAAAACCGTCACGGTGACTTACTCAACAAGTATCTTTATCTAACTGGTCGTGTTGATATGCGACATGTTGAGAAGACTATACAATATCTTATTGGTTCTGGTATG GATTCGAAATTTGAGAACAATCCATACAATGGATTCATCTACACATCATTCCAAGAGCGAGCAACATTCATCTCTCACGGCAACACGGCTAGGCTAGCCACAACATACGGCGATGTTACCCTCGCGAAGATCTGCGGCACAATCGCTGCCGACGAGAAGCGACACGAGACGGCGTACACGAAGATAGTGGAGAAGCTATTCGAGATCGACCCTGACGGATCTGTTCAGGCGTTAGCGAGTATGATGAAGAAACGGATCACAATGCCGGCTCATCTTATGCACGACGGAAGAGATAACGATTTGTTTGATCATTACGCCGCCGTGGCGCAGCGGATTGGAGTTTACACGGCGGCGGATTACGCTGGGATACTTGAGTTTCTGTTGCGGCGGTGGAAGGTGGAGAGTTTGGGATTGGGGTTATCAGGAGAAGGAAGGAGAGCACAGGAGTACTTGTGCACCTTGCCGCAGAGGATCAAGAGGTTAGAGGAAAGAGCTAATGATAGGGTCAAACTTGTGTCAAAACCTTCTGTTTCGTTTAGCTGGGTTTTTGGTAGAGATGTGAAACTATAG
- a CDS encoding Plant stearoyl-acyl-carrier-protein desaturase family protein (Plant stearoyl-acyl-carrier-protein desaturase family protein; FUNCTIONS IN: acyl-[acyl-carrier-protein] desaturase activity, oxidoreductase activity, transition metal ion binding; INVOLVED IN: oxidation reduction, fatty acid metabolic process, fatty acid biosynthetic process; LOCATED IN: chloroplast; EXPRESSED IN: 9 plant structures; EXPRESSED DURING: M germinated pollen stage, petal differentiation and expansion stage; CONTAINS InterPro DOMAIN/s: Ribonucleotide reductase-related (InterPro:IPR012348), Ferritin/ribonucleotide reductase-like (InterPro:IPR009078), Fatty acid desaturase, type 2 (InterPro:IPR005067); BEST Arabidopsis thaliana protein match is: Plant stearoyl-acyl-carrier-protein desaturase family protein (TAIR:AT3G02610.1); Has 1807 Blast hits to 1807 proteins in 277 species: Archae - 0; Bacteria - 0; Metazoa - 736; Fungi - 347; Plants - 385; Viruses - 0; Other Eukaryotes - 339 (source: NCBI BLink).) — translation MSMALLLTSPAMKQKPAVITSPRRGSSPSRRLRVSCVTTNPARKKNETCNHFRPIKEVNNQLTHTIPQEKLEIFKSMENWAEQKLLPYLKPVEDSWQPQDFLPAPENDDEFYDRVKEIRERTKEIPDDYFVVLVGDMITEEALPTYQTTLNTLDGVKDETGGSLSPWAVWIRAWTAEENRHGDLLNKYLYLTGRVDMRHVEKTIQYLIGSGMDSKFENNPYNGFIYTSFQERATFISHGNTARLATTYGDVTLAKICGTIAADEKRHETAYTKIVEKLFEIDPDGSVQALASMMKKRITMPAHLMHDGRDNDLFDHYAAVAQRIGVYTAADYAGILEFLLRRWKVESLGLGLSGEGRRAQEYLCTLPQRIKRLEERANDRVKLVSKPSVSFSWVFGRDVKL, via the exons atgtcGATGGCTTTGCTTTTGACATCGCCGGCTATGAAGCAGAAGCCGGCGGTGATAACTTCTCCTCGCCGtggttcttctccttctcgtCGTCTTCGAGTTTCTTGTGTTACCACAAACCCTGCTAG gaaGAAAAACGAAACATGCAATCATTTTCGACCTATCAAAGAAGTAAATAACCAATTAACACACACAATACCACAGGAGAAGCTTGAGATCTTCAAATCAATGGAAAATTGGGCAGAACAAAAACTACTACCTTATCTCAAACCGGTAGAAGATTCATGGCAACCACAAGACTTCTTACCTGCGCCAGAGAACGACGACGAATTCTACGACCGAGTAAAAGAGAtcagagaaagaacaaaagagatacCTGACGATTACTTTGTAGTTCTTGTGGGAGATATGATCACAGAAGAAGCACTTCCAACGTATCAAACGACGTTAAACACACTAGACGGTGTTAAGGATGAAACCGGTGGGAGTTTATCGCCGTGGGCTGTGTGGATTAGAGCCTGGACGGCGGAGGAAAACCGTCACGGTGACTTACTCAACAAGTATCTTTATCTAACTGGTCGTGTTGATATGCGACATGTTGAGAAGACTATACAATATCTTATTGGTTCTGGTATG GATTCGAAATTTGAGAACAATCCATACAATGGATTCATCTACACATCATTCCAAGAGCGAGCAACATTCATCTCTCACGGCAACACGGCTAGGCTAGCCACAACATACGGCGATGTTACCCTCGCGAAGATCTGCGGCACAATCGCTGCCGACGAGAAGCGACACGAGACGGCGTACACGAAGATAGTGGAGAAGCTATTCGAGATCGACCCTGACGGATCTGTTCAGGCGTTAGCGAGTATGATGAAGAAACGGATCACAATGCCGGCTCATCTTATGCACGACGGAAGAGATAACGATTTGTTTGATCATTACGCCGCCGTGGCGCAGCGGATTGGAGTTTACACGGCGGCGGATTACGCTGGGATACTTGAGTTTCTGTTGCGGCGGTGGAAGGTGGAGAGTTTGGGATTGGGGTTATCAGGAGAAGGAAGGAGAGCACAGGAGTACTTGTGCACCTTGCCGCAGAGGATCAAGAGGTTAGAGGAAAGAGCTAATGATAGGGTCAAACTTGTGTCAAAACCTTCTGTTTCGTTTAGCTGGGTTTTTGGTAGAGATGTGAAACTATAG
- a CDS encoding uncharacterized protein (unknown protein; BEST Arabidopsis thaliana protein match is: unknown protein (TAIR:AT3G02640.1); Has 1807 Blast hits to 1807 proteins in 277 species: Archae - 0; Bacteria - 0; Metazoa - 736; Fungi - 347; Plants - 385; Viruses - 0; Other Eukaryotes - 339 (source: NCBI BLink).), translating to MGFISSSSPVEESHYHTHKIFLFSNYILLGAASSCIFLTLSLRLIPSICGFLLILLHATTIAAAVSGCAAASCGRNRWYAAHMVATVLTAIFQGSVSVLIFTNTSKFLGSLKSYVREEDAAVILKLGGGLCIVIFCLDWIVLVCAFFLKYYAYVDGGDGVAMKRTGKVQSEENPKDWPWPFQV from the coding sequence atgggtttcatttcttcttcatcaccagtAGAAGAGTCTCATTACCATACACACAAGATCTTCCTTTTCTCCAACTACATCCTTCTCGGCGCTGCTTCAAGTTGTATCTTCCTCACACTCTCTCTCCGTCTAATCCCTTCCATCTGCGGATTCCTCCTCATCCTCCTCCACGCCACCACAATCGCCGCCGCAGTCTCAGGCTGCGCTGCTGCATCTTGCGGAAGAAACCGTTGGTACGCCGCTCACATGGTTGCAACTGTGCTCACTGCTATATTCCAAGGCTCTGTCTCTGTTCTCATCTTCACCAACACGTCTAAATTCCTCGGGAGTCTTAAGTCGTATGTGCGTGAGGAAGATGCTGCTGTGATTTTGAAACTCGGTGGTGGTCTTTGTATTGTGATCTTTTGTCTTGATTGGATCGTTCTTGTGTGtgctttcttcttgaagtACTATGCTTATGTCGATGGTGGTGATGGCGTTGCGATGAAGAGAACTGGTAAGGTTCAGAGTGAGGAGAATCCGAAGGACTGGCCATGGCCGTTCCAAGTTTAA